A segment of the Candidatus Thorarchaeota archaeon genome:
GCACTACACACGCGGTTGGTTCGGCCAGAGCCGCCTCTTCGAGCGACAGGCCTTTTGGCACCTTGTGGATGATGTACTCGGGTACCACCACATGTCTTGCAAATGCACCGTCTGTTGATGCACCCAGAATGCGTTTGCGAGGACTGGTACAGCGGTTCATATGTCCAGTCTTACACTGATAGCACTTCCCGCAGTAGGCCGTTGCAGGTGACGTCACTGCATCGCCGACCTGAACAGAATCGACACTGGGGTCAATTTTGACGACTCTGCCAGCATATTCGTGGCCCATGACAACAGGAGGGCTGCAGAAGGTTGTGCCATGCTTTATGTGTACGTCAGTGCCGCAGATGCCTGCAGCAGCCACCTCAACAAGGACTTCTCTGCTTCCGGGTCGAGGATTGCCGAACTCCTTCAGCTCCAGATTGCCATTGCCGGGAGCAGTTTTGACTAGACCTCTCAAGTGACCGTATCCTCCAGAGCGCGGCGGGGTGTGAGCTTATAGAAGCTTGCGGATGGGACGCGAATCATCATAGTGAGTTGAGGAATCCTGAGGTCTCTTCGCCCTCGATCTCGGCTCGAACTCGGTAGTGTAGCCCATGCTCACTCCGGAGGTTAGTGGCAACTTGCGCACCCACGAATCTCCTGCGCACATCGGCATTCCGGCCCTGCCAGATATAGATGGACTTGTTAGTAGAGTCAACAATGCAGAAGACCTTGGTGGAGTCAAGACTGGCCTTCGTAACATCGACCTTCTCCGTGGTCCCGTCATCAAACACCTCGAGCGCGTTCGTCAACTGCCTTCACCGACCTAGTCCATAGTTCGAGTCTTTCATGCTATGAAGAGTTATAATCCATACGTAATATGCTCCTATACACTCTCGACGAATGCCTTAACCGTAGCGCCGCAGTACCTGCACCACGCTCGCATGGGACTAATCCACTCAAAAGACACACTTGACAGAGCTGCGTTCCACTCCGGACAGACCGCGGGCAATCTGCCCACTTCATCCATTGCAGCTCCATCCATTGCAGCTCGCCTTGCACCTGAGACCCACACAGAGCAGTCAACTGCAAAGAACGAAGACTGCTTTGTTCTCGAGCATGATCTGCAGGAAGAGACCCTGAACAGTCGCACCACTGGTTGCCATTGTCTTGCATCATGAGACTAGACTTGATCCCGACTGCATCATGCTGTTGCATCCTCTGCATATTGCCCCACTCTATGACTCAGCGAGTTGGTTCGGAACCTATAAATGCCACTGGGACTTGCGAGAAACAGAAAGACCTCAGTTGAGGAGATATCACAATGCAGATACCCGCATTTCTTCTGCGCAAGCTCTTCGTAAAGGGAAGTCTACAGAACACCGGCGATGGGTTCGCCTTCAAGATCAAGAACTCCCTCTCACCGGGCACGGCGGTCGGTGTCGACCCAATAAAGGTCGATGGTATCGAGTACCCAATCGACACTCTCACCATCAGCTCTGCAGATGGAGAGGTGAAGGCAAAAGAGATATCCGCGGGAAACGCGTTTCCCATCAAGGTCGGTGTGGAGATAACCCTTAGCGTCAGTGGA
Coding sequences within it:
- a CDS encoding hydroxymethylglutaryl-CoA reductase codes for the protein MQIPAFLLRKLFVKGSLQNTGDGFAFKIKNSLSPGTAVGVDPIKVDGIEYPIDTLTISSADGEVKAKEISAGNAFPIKVGVEITLSVSGAPLAKGTHKIDISLVTKEAGRLAFDVQDEIV